A region of Aquarana catesbeiana isolate 2022-GZ linkage group LG08, ASM4218655v1, whole genome shotgun sequence DNA encodes the following proteins:
- the LOC141105267 gene encoding olfactory receptor 5AP2-like — protein sequence MNKTSVTEFILTGLSNNTKLKIPLFVIFLHVYITTAVGNVGFMSLNIVDKRLHKPMYLFLSNLSFVDFTCSSVVLPKVLRDLLSETKAISFAGCAMQLFFFGSFASTESLLLGVMAYDRYVAICSPLLYQVHMSSVLCLQMLIAAYFGGFVNSLVHTVAAFHLNFCRSNIIDHFFCDLPPLYKLSCSDTSMNFVSLIILGSLVSISSIILIFVSYTNIVQAILKIQSAHGRYKAFNTCTSHITAVSVFYVTVFFMYFRPSSSILDQDWVASVFYSIGIPMLNPMIYSFRNAEVKEALKSSWKCFK from the coding sequence ATGAATAAGACTTCTGTAACAGAATTTATACTCACGGGGCTCTCTAACAACACCAAACTGAAAATTCCATTGTTTGTCATATTTCTGCATGTTTACATCACAACTGCGGTTGGTAATGTTGGCTTTATGTCCCTAAACATAGTAGACAAACGTCTTCACAAGCCAATGTACTTGTTTTTGAGCAATCTTTCTTTTGTGGACTTCACATGTTCCTCGGTGGTCTTGCCTAAAGTGCTGAGGGACCTTCTAAGTGAAACCAAAGCCATCTCTTTTGCTGGCTGTGCCATGCAGCTTTTCTTCTTTGGGTCCTTTGCAAGCACTGAAAGTCTTCTTCTAGGAGTCATGGCATACGATCGTTATGTAGCCATTTGTAGCCCATTGCTATACCAGGTTCACATGAGCAGTGTCTTGTGTCTCCAGATGCTGATTGCTGCCTATTTTGGAGGTTTTGTCAATTCTCTTGTGCACACAGTGGCCGCATTCCATCTGAATTTTTGCAGATCCAATATTATTGATCATTTCTTCTGTGACCTTCCACCACTCTACAAGCTGTCCTGTTCTGATACATCCATGAACTTTGTTTCTTTGATTATTTTAGGTAGTTTGGTCAGCATAAGCAGTATCATCCTCATTTTTGTGTCATACACCAATATTGTCCAGGCCATTCTGAAGATACAATCAGCCCATGGTAGATACAAGGCTTTTAACACATGTACTTCTCATATAACAGCTGTCAGTGTCTTCTATGTAACCGTCTTCTTCATGTATTTTCGTCCATCCTCTAGCATTTTAGATCAGGACTGGGTGGCTTCTGTCTTCTACAGTATTGGTATACCAATGTTAAATCCTATGATATATAGCTTTAGGAATGCTGAGGTCAAAGAAGCTTTAAAGAGTTCTTGGAAAtgttttaaataa